A DNA window from Paenibacillus andongensis contains the following coding sequences:
- the tpiA gene encoding triose-phosphate isomerase, with the protein MSRKPIIAGNWKMFKTVSEAISFVNEVKGSTVEGVESVICSPFTNLPALVEAAKGTDVHVGAQNLHFEDNGAFTGEISGVMLKDLGVEYVIIGHSERRAYFAETDEIVNKKVVAAFKHGLTPILCVGEKLEEREAGQTKDVCKVQTEAAFAGLSAEQAAQVVIAYEPIWAIGTGKSSTAEDAQDVIGYIRQLVSGLYGSAVSEVVRIQYGGSVKPNNIAEYMAQPDIDGALVGGASLEPASYIQLVQGAK; encoded by the coding sequence ATGAGTAGAAAACCGATTATCGCGGGTAACTGGAAAATGTTCAAAACCGTTTCCGAAGCCATTAGCTTCGTGAACGAAGTGAAAGGAAGCACGGTAGAAGGCGTGGAGAGTGTAATTTGCTCCCCATTCACGAATCTTCCTGCTCTGGTTGAAGCTGCGAAAGGCACGGATGTTCATGTGGGTGCACAAAACCTGCATTTTGAAGACAATGGCGCATTCACTGGTGAAATCAGCGGCGTTATGCTGAAAGATCTTGGTGTGGAGTATGTGATCATCGGGCACTCCGAGCGTAGAGCTTACTTCGCTGAGACAGATGAAATCGTGAACAAGAAAGTCGTTGCGGCTTTCAAACACGGTTTAACTCCAATCCTTTGCGTAGGCGAGAAGCTGGAAGAGCGCGAAGCGGGTCAAACAAAAGATGTCTGCAAAGTGCAAACAGAAGCAGCTTTTGCTGGTCTTAGTGCAGAGCAAGCAGCGCAAGTTGTTATCGCTTATGAGCCAATTTGGGCTATTGGTACAGGTAAATCTTCCACTGCTGAAGACGCGCAAGACGTTATCGGCTACATCCGTCAGCTTGTGAGCGGTCTATACGGCTCCGCAGTGTCAGAAGTGGTTCGCATTCAATACGGCGGCAGCGTTAAGCCGAACAACATTGCCGAGTACATGGCACAGCCTGACATTGATGGCGCACTTGTTGGCGGAGCGAGCTTAGAGCCAGCTTCCTACATCCAGCTCGTCCAGGGGGCGAAGTAA
- the gpmI gene encoding 2,3-bisphosphoglycerate-independent phosphoglycerate mutase, with amino-acid sequence MSRPKPVALIILDGFGLRSEEQGNAVAHAKKPNYDRYWSSYPHTTLTACGEAVGLPEGQMGNSEVGHLNIGAGRIVYQDLTRISKSIRDGEFYENETILGAVRHAKENGKKLHLYGLLSDGGVHSHIQHLFALLDLAKKEQFKDVYIHAFLDGRDVAPDSAKSYMASLQHKIMEVGVGHIATVQGRYYAMDRDKRWERTEKSYRAMVYGEGPTYTDPMKAIIESYEKSIFDEFVMPTVIVGDDGKPVGLVESGDAVIFFNFRPDRAIQLSQVFTNEDFRGFDRGPKAAKNLYYVCLTLFSETVEGFVAYKPKDLDNTLGEVLAQNGLKQLRAAETEKYPHVTFFFSGGRDAELPGETRLLIPSPKVATYDLKPEMSAYELAAAVVKEVEAERHDVIILNFANPDMVGHSGLLEPTVKAIEATDACLGQVVEAILAKGGVVCITADHGNADVVTNADGSRNTAHTTNPVPFIVTDKSVTLRDGGILADIAPTMLDFLEVKQPEQMTGTTIIKR; translated from the coding sequence ATGTCCAGACCGAAACCGGTAGCACTCATCATTCTCGATGGCTTCGGACTCCGCTCGGAAGAGCAGGGGAATGCGGTTGCTCATGCCAAAAAGCCTAACTACGACCGTTACTGGTCGAGTTATCCACATACAACCCTTACCGCTTGCGGCGAGGCCGTAGGTTTGCCAGAAGGCCAGATGGGGAATTCTGAAGTAGGTCACCTGAACATCGGCGCAGGCCGTATCGTTTATCAGGATCTTACGCGGATTTCCAAATCGATTCGTGATGGTGAATTTTACGAGAATGAAACGATTCTAGGCGCTGTTCGACATGCAAAAGAAAACGGAAAGAAGCTGCACCTCTACGGGCTGCTTTCCGATGGTGGCGTACATAGTCACATTCAGCATTTGTTCGCATTGCTGGACTTGGCTAAAAAAGAACAGTTCAAAGACGTATATATCCATGCCTTCCTCGATGGCCGCGACGTAGCTCCTGATTCTGCAAAGAGTTATATGGCGAGCTTGCAGCACAAAATCATGGAAGTTGGCGTGGGGCATATTGCGACTGTTCAAGGCCGCTACTATGCGATGGATCGCGATAAACGTTGGGAGCGGACGGAGAAATCCTACCGTGCCATGGTTTATGGAGAAGGTCCTACGTATACAGATCCAATGAAAGCTATTATTGAATCCTATGAGAAATCGATCTTCGACGAGTTCGTTATGCCAACAGTTATCGTTGGCGATGACGGCAAGCCAGTAGGCCTTGTAGAATCAGGTGATGCGGTGATCTTCTTCAACTTCCGCCCTGACCGTGCGATTCAGCTTTCGCAAGTTTTCACGAATGAAGATTTCCGTGGTTTTGACCGTGGTCCTAAAGCAGCTAAGAACCTGTACTACGTATGCCTGACATTGTTCAGCGAAACCGTAGAAGGCTTCGTTGCTTATAAGCCTAAGGATCTGGACAACACTCTTGGCGAGGTACTGGCTCAGAATGGTCTGAAGCAGCTTCGTGCAGCAGAAACTGAGAAATATCCGCATGTGACGTTCTTCTTCAGCGGCGGTCGTGATGCGGAACTGCCAGGTGAAACCCGTCTTCTCATTCCTTCACCGAAAGTGGCTACGTACGATTTGAAACCAGAGATGAGTGCATATGAGTTGGCAGCTGCTGTGGTTAAGGAAGTCGAGGCTGAGCGTCATGATGTGATCATTCTTAACTTCGCTAACCCTGACATGGTAGGTCACTCCGGTTTGCTGGAGCCTACGGTGAAAGCCATCGAAGCAACAGATGCTTGTCTAGGTCAAGTTGTAGAAGCTATCCTCGCCAAAGGCGGCGTCGTGTGCATCACAGCAGATCACGGAAATGCCGATGTGGTTACGAATGCAGACGGATCACGTAATACTGCACATACAACGAATCCCGTGCCTTTTATTGTTACGGACAAATCTGTTACACTAAGAGACGGCGGAATTTTGGCAGATATTGCCCCAACGATGCTAGACTTCTTAGAGGTTAAACAACCGGAACAGATGACCGGGACAACCATCATAAAGCGTTAA